Proteins encoded together in one Chlamydiota bacterium window:
- the lpd gene encoding Dihydrolipoyl dehydrogenase, translating into MTQRHTYDIIVIGSGPGGYVAAIKAAQAKKSVALIEAKDLGGTCLNWGCIPTKTLISNTHLLKKMKMCQKYGIHTTDLSFDYAQMKTRKDHVVSKIRTSLEGLLKANKIDIIRGFAKFEAPFKVKVQGENSGFYEGEKMIIATGSESRSIPAFPIDNESILGARAMLEQTHLPKRLAIIGGGVIGCEFASLYRELGVEITIFEMLDRIIPMESSILSEFLTKTFQKTNVEIKTSVQVKAIEKLEGGIQVILADGQAFDFDLALCCVGVKLNTDHIGLEKVGIVTNNGAIVVNEKMETNVKGHYAIGDITAKYMLAHVASHQGIVAAANAIGKTASMHYNAIPSVIFTDPEIASCGMTEEAAKEKGLDIATGTFPFSALGKSQASIETEGFTHIISDKKTRQILGGRVVGIDANILIAEIALAIQNELTLESLCETVHAHPTLSESWMEAAFLAQNHPLHWPPKI; encoded by the coding sequence ATGACTCAAAGGCATACGTATGATATTATTGTGATTGGAAGTGGGCCTGGTGGCTATGTGGCCGCTATTAAGGCAGCACAAGCAAAAAAATCTGTAGCGCTCATCGAAGCTAAAGATTTAGGAGGCACATGTCTCAATTGGGGATGCATTCCAACAAAAACCCTGATATCAAATACTCATCTTTTAAAGAAGATGAAAATGTGCCAAAAATATGGCATCCATACTACCGATCTTTCTTTTGATTATGCGCAAATGAAGACGAGAAAAGATCATGTTGTGTCTAAAATCCGCACCTCTTTAGAAGGATTATTAAAAGCCAATAAGATCGACATTATCCGCGGTTTTGCAAAATTTGAAGCGCCCTTTAAAGTCAAAGTGCAAGGAGAGAATAGCGGTTTTTATGAAGGCGAAAAAATGATCATTGCTACGGGAAGTGAGTCTCGATCCATACCCGCTTTTCCCATCGATAATGAAAGCATATTGGGCGCAAGAGCCATGCTAGAACAAACACACCTTCCCAAACGCCTTGCCATCATTGGTGGTGGTGTCATTGGATGTGAATTTGCTTCTCTTTATCGAGAACTGGGTGTTGAAATCACCATTTTTGAGATGCTCGATCGGATTATTCCCATGGAATCTAGTATTTTATCCGAATTTTTAACAAAAACCTTCCAAAAGACAAATGTGGAGATTAAAACAAGTGTTCAAGTCAAGGCGATTGAAAAGCTTGAAGGAGGAATTCAAGTCATTTTAGCAGACGGGCAGGCGTTTGATTTTGATCTAGCCCTTTGTTGCGTGGGAGTGAAATTAAACACAGATCACATTGGATTAGAAAAGGTAGGAATCGTGACAAATAATGGTGCGATTGTGGTGAATGAAAAAATGGAAACCAATGTGAAAGGACACTATGCAATTGGAGATATTACAGCAAAATACATGCTCGCTCATGTCGCTTCTCATCAAGGTATTGTGGCTGCGGCAAATGCGATAGGAAAAACAGCTTCTATGCACTACAACGCCATTCCTTCTGTCATTTTCACAGATCCAGAAATCGCCTCTTGCGGCATGACAGAAGAAGCTGCCAAAGAAAAAGGGCTTGATATTGCGACAGGAACATTTCCCTTCTCTGCGCTTGGAAAATCCCAAGCATCCATAGAAACTGAAGGATTTACACACATTATTTCAGATAAAAAAACTAGGCAGATACTAGGCGGGCGTGTTGTTGGCATTGATGCAAATATACTCATCGCAGAAATTGCTCTTGCCATTCAAAACGAACTGACTTTAGAAAGTCTTTGTGAAACTGTGCATGCTCATCCAACTCTGTCAGAAAGCTGGATGGAAGCGGCTTTTTTGGCACAAAACCATCCATTGCATTGGCCCCCAAAAATATAA
- the lipA2 gene encoding Lipoyl synthase 2: MEDKKKRIPHYLHHSLPNAKDFAYTNKVVKQAKLPTVCEEAKCPNRFECYSQKIATFLTLGSRCTRACPFCEIDFDKAPPPPSKDEAVHICNSIKKLGLKYVILTMVTRDDLELGGANAFVYILQTIKTNFPSLTIEVLTSDFEGNPHAIQVVLNEQPAIFNHNIETVERLSPKVRHKASYSRSLKVLEFAKLSNQANFIKSGLMVGLGETQKEVQKAMYDLKNVGVDIVTIGQYLQASAKKLKVKAFIPPEIYQEYEHFGKENGLFVYAGPLVRSSYNAASIHQMLQSKKQHQSLTASGLSH, from the coding sequence ATGGAAGATAAAAAAAAACGCATTCCTCATTATTTGCATCACTCTTTGCCCAACGCAAAAGACTTTGCTTATACCAATAAAGTGGTCAAGCAAGCCAAACTCCCCACTGTATGCGAAGAGGCCAAATGCCCCAATCGATTTGAATGTTATAGCCAAAAAATCGCCACATTTCTCACGTTAGGAAGCCGTTGCACAAGAGCATGTCCTTTTTGCGAAATTGATTTTGACAAAGCGCCACCCCCTCCTTCCAAAGATGAGGCTGTACATATTTGCAATTCGATAAAAAAATTGGGTTTAAAATATGTGATTCTAACTATGGTCACACGAGATGATTTAGAGCTAGGAGGAGCAAATGCATTTGTCTACATCTTACAAACGATCAAAACAAACTTTCCCTCTCTTACGATTGAAGTATTAACAAGTGATTTTGAAGGCAATCCCCATGCGATTCAAGTGGTTTTGAATGAGCAACCTGCAATTTTTAATCATAATATCGAGACTGTCGAAAGATTATCACCCAAAGTGCGCCATAAAGCTTCTTACTCACGTAGTTTAAAAGTCTTAGAATTTGCTAAACTGTCTAACCAAGCCAATTTTATCAAATCCGGCCTGATGGTAGGGCTTGGAGAAACACAAAAAGAAGTTCAAAAGGCCATGTATGATTTAAAAAATGTGGGCGTGGATATTGTGACAATTGGACAATATCTTCAAGCAAGCGCAAAAAAACTCAAAGTTAAAGCCTTTATTCCCCCAGAAATTTATCAAGAATATGAGCATTTTGGAAAAGAAAACGGACTTTTTGTCTACGCAGGTCCTTTAGTCCGTTCTTCTTATAATGCCGCTTCCATCCATCAAATGCTCCAATCTAAAAAACAGCATCAATCACTAACAGCCAGTGGTTTAAGTCATTAA